The DNA region CGACGCCGCCGTCACCGCCGGCGAACTGCCGCCCGTCACGCTCGTCTTCGTCCCGGCCAAGGACAGGGAGGCCGAGTTCGTGTGCCGCCCCGAGCTGTGGGAGGCGATCCGGCACGAACTCCTTCCGCTGGTCGCGGAGTCCGGCGTACCGGCCGACCCGGACCGGCTCGTGGTCGCCGGGCAGAGCCTCGGCGGGCTGAGCGCGATGTACGCGGCCCTTGAGTTCCCCGACCTGGTGTCGCGGATCGCCGTCCAGTCGTCGTCGTTCTGGTGGACGCCCGAGGCGATGGAGCAGGCGGATCCGCTGGGCGGTCCGGTCGGGGGCGCCATCGCCGCACGGCTTGCGGAGCGGCGTCCCGATCTGTCCGGTCTGCGGGTCGCGTTCGACGTGGGGGAGCACGAGGCGCGGATGCTGCCCCACTGCTCGCTGGTGGAGACCCTGACCGAACAGGCCGGTGCGACCGTGCGGGTCTCGCGGTCGGCGTCGGACCACGACCGGGCGGGGTGGCGGCAGGCCCTGCTCGGGGGTGTGGCCTGGGCACTGGCCTAGGGCCTGTCCGACGGATTGCCCCTGGGCGCACGCCCAGGGGCCCCCTCGGCATGCGCTCAGGAGGACGGCCGGGCGGCGGGTACGGGCGTGCTCCGGTGCCCACGATGCCGCCGCCATCCCGGGACACCTGCGTCCCTGCAGGTCAGGGCCCTTGGGATCCCGACTTCCGGGAAGCGTCCGGGATGCGGTTGTGAGCGTCGGGCGACCGCCGCAGACTCTGGTCACGCCCCGTCGGCCGCACGGCCGGACGGGGTGAACCGGAGGCAGGCGCAGACGCCTTCGCCGGTGCGGGGGAACCGACGAAGAGCCGTTGGAGTGAACCTGCGCCTGCCTTCCCCGCACGACCGCTTGGCCTGCCCAGCTGTTCCGTCCGAGAGCCGCAGGATCGCCTTGGCGAACTCACGTACGAGCTTCGAGCAGGGCGCCGATACGGCTCCCGTGGGCTCTCGTCAGGCCCCGTCGCCCCCCTCAGGAAGGCATCACGCACATGCATCGATACGTTGCAGCCGTCGCCGCGCTGGCCGCGCTGGTGACCGGCCCCGCCGCCCCGTCGGCCGCCGCTTCCGCCCTCGCCTCCCCGTCGGCGCCTCCCCTGGCGGACCGGGCACCGCACCGCCAAGCCAAGAGCGTCCTCTTCGACATGTGGTTCAACGGACGGGCCGACTCACCGACCCTGAGCATCCAGTTCGGAGCCCACCGCTACACCCTCAAGGCGGACTGCGACAGCGACGCCTTGGTCGGGCAGCTCTACCACTCGACGACCGGCGTCGACCCCGCGGTCGGCCGCGCCTTCTCCGTTCCCTGCAACCGGGCCCCCAAGACCCTCAACTACCAGTTGCGGGGCGGTTTCTACTACTTCCACTTCATCTCCGGCGTCGACAACACGCACATCGTCGCCGACGGTGCCTGACCCAGGCCCCGGGCCTTCGCGCTCCCCGTACTCCCCCGAGAGACATCGCTCCCCGAGAGAAATCGGAGACTTCCCCATGCGCACTCTCCTCGCCACCGCCGCGGCGCTCCTCGCCGTGGGCCTCACCGCAGCCCCGGCCCAGGCGGGTGCGGCCCAGCAGCACGTGGCCGTGCCCTCCGCTCCGCACCTCGCCGCCGCTTCCGTCGACTTCGAGGTCCGGTTCAACACCTACGGCAACTCACCGAAGACGCATCGCCCACACCGTGACGGGCAGCAGGTCACGTTGTCCGCCTACTGCGCCGGCGACATCACTGCCGGGCAGCTCTACCACGTCACGTGGGGCCGCGACCGGCCCGTCGGGAACGTCGTCCGCATCCCCTGCGGCGGCAAGGCGACCCCCACTTACCACCTCAGCGGTGGGGAGTACTACTTCTACTTCCTGTCGGGCGTCGACAACACAAGGGTGGTCGGCGACTGGCACTGAGCCCAGCGGTTCACCGCGCCACGGCCGAGCAGTACGCCTCGTCGCTCGCCAGCAGGTTCCGGTGCGTGTCCTCGGCTGTGATGACCCCGTCGTCCAGGACCAGGACCCGGTCGGCCGCGTCCAGGAGGGCCGGGCTGCTGGTGATGACGAGCGTGGTGCGGCCCTTGCGCAGCTTCGCGATGTTGCGGGCGATGAGCTGTTCGGTGACCGCGTCGACGGCCGTCGTC from Streptomyces flavofungini includes:
- a CDS encoding alpha/beta hydrolase-fold protein yields the protein MRAEVAPAFAEFGLSGEPGTDAFWATAGAPASLPADDGGWDTLFLWRGSPASIDFESWSKPVPLRRWEDTDCWYARVRMPARLRVTYQFRAGDDAYADPLNPVGAGGDRSIVATPDAPAQPHWPAIGADDVLPVPRTRIRWASERLGGGRRTVRAHAAGGGGPVVLLLDGDDWLYLHPAMTAFDAAVTAGELPPVTLVFVPAKDREAEFVCRPELWEAIRHELLPLVAESGVPADPDRLVVAGQSLGGLSAMYAALEFPDLVSRIAVQSSSFWWTPEAMEQADPLGGPVGGAIAARLAERRPDLSGLRVAFDVGEHEARMLPHCSLVETLTEQAGATVRVSRSASDHDRAGWRQALLGGVAWALA